In one window of Solanum pennellii chromosome 2, SPENNV200 DNA:
- the LOC107009136 gene encoding growth-regulating factor 1-like isoform X2 produces MDFGGLMTMETAQQSETSNGSGQLKQQRSGPCDDNIWRPSKLPKPADDLSAFCKQQGPTSTLFMRSDSPNDGRGHSTMLSFSSNKSEEIPFLSTNNVSAQHSSTNLPFPLLDSGSYNTRAASAYASGGSNENTPGSFSRFRGPFTPSQWMELEHQALIYKHFVANIPVPHHLLIPIKKSVNPYAFSGLSADPYASSNWGWGTFHLGFAGNTDPEPGRCRRTDGKKWRCSREAVPDQKYCERHINRGRHRSRKHVEVQNGHAVSGSTTSKVASVAPSSSATVISSSGTLLNNGGASNSLGTVQQQLNSLQPSAANPNTEQLVNRMLGHRGASVISPTICVKPKDSAISVQKQHNGVELSSRTNFGLVSSDSLLNPSQRNSFVNPKNPIAFLNFNDQERSEQHPVHHFIDGWAKEQSSRASTCWPDQLKDWTQLSMSIPMTASDFASSSSSPRQEKLTLSPLRVSCNVDPIQMGLGMTSSCGEPMQKTASWVPVCWEHSLGGPLGEVLNSTAGNSGDGKSVSALNLGTEVWDNSPSFGSSPTGVLQKTTFVSLSNSSSGSSPRGDSKKVHDGIGMCDEVIGLTVASSVCIPSMEVSCLIKNKH; encoded by the exons ATGGATTTTGGAGGGTTGATGACAATGGAAACTGCCCAACAATCTGAGACTAGTAATGGATCTGGGCAACTGAAACAACAGAGATCTGGGCCTTGTGATGACAATATTTGGAGGCCTTCTAAACTCCCTAAACCTGCAGATGACTTGTCTGCTTTTTGTAAACAGCAAGGCCCTACTTCTACTTTGTTTATGAGATCTGATTCCCCAAATGATGGACGTGGTCACTCTACTATGCTCAGTTTTTCATCTAATAAGTCTGAAGAAATCCCTTTTCTTTCTACTAATAATGTTTCTGCTCAACACTCATCTACGAATCTTCCTTTCCCATTGCTTGATTCTGGATCCTACAACACCAGAGCTGCTTCAG CTTATGCTTCTGGAGGGTCAAATGAAAACACGCCTGGCTCTTTCTCCAGGTTCAGAGGTCCATTCACTCCTTCACAATGGATGGAGCTGGAACATCAGGCTTTGATCTACAAGCATTTCGTGGCTAATATCCCGGTTCCTCACCACTTGCTTATTCCTATTAAGAAGTCTGTGAACCCATATGCATTTTCTGGCTTGTCAGCTGATCCCTATGCCTCCTCCAATT GGGGATGGGGTACTTTCCATCTAGGTTTCGCTGGCAACACTGATCCTGAGCCTGGTAGGTGTCGTCGAACAGATGGAAAGAAATGGCGGTGCTCTCGAGAAGCTGTCCCTGATCAGAAGTACTGTGAAAGACACATAAATAGAGGCCGTCATCGTTCAAGAAAGCATGTGGAAGTACAGAATGGCCATGCTGTCTCTGGATCCACCACTTCAAAGGTGGCATCGGTTGCACCCTCTTCATCAGCGACGGTGATATCCAGCAGCGGCACCCTCCTCAATAACGGCGGCGCATCCAACAGCCTTGGTACTGTTCAGCAGCAATTAAATAGCTTGCAGCCCAGCGCTGCCAATCCTAACACTGAGCAGCTTGTTAACAG AATGCTAGGTCATAGAGGTGCCTCTGTGATATCTCCAACAATTTGTGTGAAGCCCAAGGACTCAGCTATTTCAGTTCAAAAGCAACATAATGGAGTTGAACTATCCTCGCGGACCAATTTTGGACTAGTTTCATCGGATTCCCTTCTTAATCCTTCGCAAAGAAATTCCTTTGTAAATCCTAAGAATCCTATTGCTTTCCTAAATTTCAATGACCAAGAACGAAGTGAACAACATCCAGTTCACCATTTCATTGATGGATGGGCCAAGGAACAGTCGTCCCGGGCCTCTACATGTTGGCCAGATCAACTGAAAGACTGGACTCAACTGTCCATGTCCATTCCCATGACTGCCTCTGATTTCGCATCATCTTCAAGTTCTCCTCGGCAAGAGAAGCTCACGCTTTCCCCTTTAAGGGTATCTTGTAATGTTGATCCCATCCAAATGGGCTTAGGAATGACAAGTAGCTGTGGCGAACCTATGCAAAAGACAGCTAGTTGGGTACCAGTATGCTGGGAACATTCACTTGGTGGTCCATTAGGAGAAGTCCTGAATAGTACTGCAGGTAATTCCGGAGATGGCAAAAGTGTCTCAGCTTTGAACCTGGGAACTGAGGTCTGGGATAACAGTCCTTCATTTGGATCATCTCCCACAGGTGTTCTGCAGAAGACGACCTTTGTTTCACTCTCAAACAGCAGTTCAGGGAGTAGTCCACGAGGCGACAGCAAGAAGGTTCATGATGGTATTGGCATGTGTGATGAGGTGATCGGTTTAACAGTGGCGAGTTCTGTGTGTATTCCTTCAATGGAAGTCTCGTGTTTGATTAAGAACAAACACTAG
- the LOC107009136 gene encoding growth-regulating factor 1-like isoform X1, with translation MDFGGLMTMETAQQSETSNGSGQLKQQRSGPCDDNIWRPSKLPKPADDLSAFCKQQGPTSTLFMRSDSPNDGRGHSTMLSFSSNKSEEIPFLSTNNVSAQHSSTNLPFPLLDSGSYNTRAASACSAYASGGSNENTPGSFSRFRGPFTPSQWMELEHQALIYKHFVANIPVPHHLLIPIKKSVNPYAFSGLSADPYASSNWGWGTFHLGFAGNTDPEPGRCRRTDGKKWRCSREAVPDQKYCERHINRGRHRSRKHVEVQNGHAVSGSTTSKVASVAPSSSATVISSSGTLLNNGGASNSLGTVQQQLNSLQPSAANPNTEQLVNRMLGHRGASVISPTICVKPKDSAISVQKQHNGVELSSRTNFGLVSSDSLLNPSQRNSFVNPKNPIAFLNFNDQERSEQHPVHHFIDGWAKEQSSRASTCWPDQLKDWTQLSMSIPMTASDFASSSSSPRQEKLTLSPLRVSCNVDPIQMGLGMTSSCGEPMQKTASWVPVCWEHSLGGPLGEVLNSTAGNSGDGKSVSALNLGTEVWDNSPSFGSSPTGVLQKTTFVSLSNSSSGSSPRGDSKKVHDGIGMCDEVIGLTVASSVCIPSMEVSCLIKNKH, from the exons ATGGATTTTGGAGGGTTGATGACAATGGAAACTGCCCAACAATCTGAGACTAGTAATGGATCTGGGCAACTGAAACAACAGAGATCTGGGCCTTGTGATGACAATATTTGGAGGCCTTCTAAACTCCCTAAACCTGCAGATGACTTGTCTGCTTTTTGTAAACAGCAAGGCCCTACTTCTACTTTGTTTATGAGATCTGATTCCCCAAATGATGGACGTGGTCACTCTACTATGCTCAGTTTTTCATCTAATAAGTCTGAAGAAATCCCTTTTCTTTCTACTAATAATGTTTCTGCTCAACACTCATCTACGAATCTTCCTTTCCCATTGCTTGATTCTGGATCCTACAACACCAGAGCTGCTTCAG CTTGTTCAGCTTATGCTTCTGGAGGGTCAAATGAAAACACGCCTGGCTCTTTCTCCAGGTTCAGAGGTCCATTCACTCCTTCACAATGGATGGAGCTGGAACATCAGGCTTTGATCTACAAGCATTTCGTGGCTAATATCCCGGTTCCTCACCACTTGCTTATTCCTATTAAGAAGTCTGTGAACCCATATGCATTTTCTGGCTTGTCAGCTGATCCCTATGCCTCCTCCAATT GGGGATGGGGTACTTTCCATCTAGGTTTCGCTGGCAACACTGATCCTGAGCCTGGTAGGTGTCGTCGAACAGATGGAAAGAAATGGCGGTGCTCTCGAGAAGCTGTCCCTGATCAGAAGTACTGTGAAAGACACATAAATAGAGGCCGTCATCGTTCAAGAAAGCATGTGGAAGTACAGAATGGCCATGCTGTCTCTGGATCCACCACTTCAAAGGTGGCATCGGTTGCACCCTCTTCATCAGCGACGGTGATATCCAGCAGCGGCACCCTCCTCAATAACGGCGGCGCATCCAACAGCCTTGGTACTGTTCAGCAGCAATTAAATAGCTTGCAGCCCAGCGCTGCCAATCCTAACACTGAGCAGCTTGTTAACAG AATGCTAGGTCATAGAGGTGCCTCTGTGATATCTCCAACAATTTGTGTGAAGCCCAAGGACTCAGCTATTTCAGTTCAAAAGCAACATAATGGAGTTGAACTATCCTCGCGGACCAATTTTGGACTAGTTTCATCGGATTCCCTTCTTAATCCTTCGCAAAGAAATTCCTTTGTAAATCCTAAGAATCCTATTGCTTTCCTAAATTTCAATGACCAAGAACGAAGTGAACAACATCCAGTTCACCATTTCATTGATGGATGGGCCAAGGAACAGTCGTCCCGGGCCTCTACATGTTGGCCAGATCAACTGAAAGACTGGACTCAACTGTCCATGTCCATTCCCATGACTGCCTCTGATTTCGCATCATCTTCAAGTTCTCCTCGGCAAGAGAAGCTCACGCTTTCCCCTTTAAGGGTATCTTGTAATGTTGATCCCATCCAAATGGGCTTAGGAATGACAAGTAGCTGTGGCGAACCTATGCAAAAGACAGCTAGTTGGGTACCAGTATGCTGGGAACATTCACTTGGTGGTCCATTAGGAGAAGTCCTGAATAGTACTGCAGGTAATTCCGGAGATGGCAAAAGTGTCTCAGCTTTGAACCTGGGAACTGAGGTCTGGGATAACAGTCCTTCATTTGGATCATCTCCCACAGGTGTTCTGCAGAAGACGACCTTTGTTTCACTCTCAAACAGCAGTTCAGGGAGTAGTCCACGAGGCGACAGCAAGAAGGTTCATGATGGTATTGGCATGTGTGATGAGGTGATCGGTTTAACAGTGGCGAGTTCTGTGTGTATTCCTTCAATGGAAGTCTCGTGTTTGATTAAGAACAAACACTAG
- the LOC107009498 gene encoding 60S ribosomal protein L23a-like, with protein sequence MVTAIATPAAIVCSSRRKDQIFSYSASITRATFSLAFVSFNKSSSSVNLCSFLGNFHQTSDEMLTSFSARGSQFLCPVFCEVDGRKEGDAKKQRVAYAITVKSDETTNRLVLDIQNSVSSERKKMLKVERNPKRLNNSVSQRNKLECYQVIQYPLKTESTMGNILRHNTLVFVVHKDADKKSIRDAVKKLFKIELKKVNTSIMPDGTKKAYVMLTPNHSALDVAKKIKAI encoded by the exons ATGGTTACTGCAATAGCCACTCCGGCGGCTATTGTTTGTTCCAGCCGGCGTAAGGATCAAATATTCAGTTACTCAGCATCAATCACCAGGGCTACGTTTTCTTTGGCTTTTGTTTCCTTTAATAAGTCGTCTTCTTCTGTAAACCTCTGTTCTTTTCTCGGCAATTTCCATCAGACCAGCGAT GAAATGTTGACAAGCTTCAGTGCTAGAGGTTCTCAGTTTCTGTGTCCTGTATTTTGTGAAGTTGACGGTCGCAAAGAGGGAGATGCCAAGAAACAAAGGGTAGCATATGCCATTACAGTGAAATCGGATGAAACAACCAATAGGCTTGTATTAGATATCCAAAATTCAGTCTCATCTGAACGGAAGAAGATGTTGAAAGTGGAGAGAAATCCCAAGCGTCTCAACAATAGTGTGTCACAGAGGAACAAACTTGAATGTTACCAGGTCATCCAATATCCTCTGAAAACTGAGTCTACTATGGGGAATATATTACGTCATAATACTTTGGTTTTTGTTGTTCACAAAGATGCTGACAAGAAGAGCATAAGGGATGCTGTAAAGAAACTGTTTAAGATTGAATTGAAGAAAGTAAATACATCAATCATGCCTGACGGGACGAAGAAAGCATATGTTATGCTGACACCAAACCATAGTGCATTAGATGTGGCAAAAAAAATCAAAGCCATTTAA
- the LOC107009568 gene encoding bZIP transcription factor 2-like, producing the protein MLSTFPATTLSADGLFSNLFPAFDGGFTPWECIEPAFLFSQQVESVVSPKESPPPEPVISNSDSGSDDSKPNSVHSSSGSDDPNRNTNNNNKSNRCPDERKRQRTTSNRDMDERKRRRMVSNRESARRSRMRKQKHLENLRNQANRLKVGNREIMNRLRLITHQCQVVQCENERLRTESAILRQRLEGIRQILINRQFNSYSAWACNNMEQRPH; encoded by the coding sequence ATGTTGTCTACTTTCCCGGCCACTACTCTGTCCGCCGACGGACTTTTTTCCAATTTATTTCCGGCATTTGATGGAGGATTCACTCCTTGGGAATGTATCGAACCGGCTTTTCTATTTTCACAACAAGTGGAATCGGTTGTTTCACCCAAGGAATCCCCACCACCTGAACCGGTTATTTCAAACTCCGATTCAGGTTCTGATGACTCCAAACCTAATTCTGTTCACTCTAGTTCCGGTTCGGATGACCCGAACCGGAATACTAACAATAATAACAAGTCGAACCGGTGTCCTGACGAGAGAAAGCGGCAGCGCACGACATCGAACCGTGACATGGATGAGAGGAAGCGTCGACGTATGGTATCGAACCGGGAATCAGCAAGGCGGTCCCGCATGCGAAAGCAAAAGCATCTGGAAAACCTGCGGAACCAAGCGAACCGGCTTAAAGTAGGGAACCGGGAAATAATGAACCGTTTACGGTTAATCACTCACCAGTGCCAAGTGGTCCAGTGTGAGAACGAGCGGCTGAGGACCGAATCGGCTATTCTTCGGCAAAGACTTGAGGGTATACGTCAAATATTGATCAACCGGCAATTTAATTCTTATTCTGCATGGGCATGCAATAATATGGAACAAAGACCTCATTAA